In Gopherus evgoodei ecotype Sinaloan lineage chromosome 21, rGopEvg1_v1.p, whole genome shotgun sequence, a single window of DNA contains:
- the LOC115638027 gene encoding olfactory receptor 6C74-like gives MAGLEKRNHTQITEFLLVGFETFPELQITLLVVFFIIYLGTVAGNLPLILTVWTDRHLHTPMYFFLSNLSFLETGYISNIIPRLLVSLATGDKTISLLGCFLQLFVFSFLGATECFLLTGMSYDRYLAICDPLHYASNMSPRASFWMAFASWTLGFVAPFFTIIMASMLPFCGPHEINHFFCDLTAVLKLPCTDTSLIEMTALISSSTVLVIPFALTIVSYVYIILTILRLPSNNGRKKAFSTCSSHLIVVSTFYGALIIMYVVPSGNQSLDFNKAFSLLYIVVTPMLNPIVYSLRNQEVKDALSRSLTKMWYSIKM, from the coding sequence ATGGCTGGACTAGAAAAGAGAAACCACACGCAAATCACAGAGTTCCTACTTGTAGGATTTGAAACTTTTCCAGAGCTGCAGATAACGCTCCTTGTGGTATTCTTCATCATCTACCTAGGAACCGTTGCTGGGAACCTTCCCCTCATTCTTACTGTGTGGACTGACCGTCACCTGCACAcgcccatgtatttcttcctcagcaATTTATCTTTCCTGGAAACTGGCTACATCTCCAATATCATCCCCAGGCTCCTGGTGAGTCTTGCAACAGGTGACAAGACCATTTCTCTCTTGGGCTGTTTCCTTCAGTTGTTTGTTTTTAGCTTTCTTGGTGCTACTGAGTGTTTCCTCCTGACTGGGATGTCCTATGACCGATACTTGGCAATATGTGATCCACTGCATTATGCAAGTAATATGAGCCCTAGAGCTTCCTTTTGGATGGCTTTTGCATCTTGGACATTAGGCTTTGTGGCTCCTTTCTTCACAATAATTATGGCATCCATGTTGCCTTTCTGTGGTCCTCATGAGATCAATCACTTTTTCTGTGATTTAACAGCTGTGTTGAAGCTTCCATGTACTGACACCAGCCTGATAGAGATGACAGCTCTAATCTCATCTTCCACAGTATTAGTGATCCCGTTTGCCCTGACCATCGTGTCCTATGTCTATATCATCCTGACCATCCTGAGACTCCCATCCAACAATGGGAggaaaaaggccttttccacctgctcctctcacctcattgttgTGTCAACTTTCTATGGGGCGCTAATCATCATGTATGTGGTCCCATCCGGAAACCAGTCTCTGGATTTCAACAAGGCGTTCTCACTGCTCTACATAGTGGTGACTCCTATGCTCAACCCCATTGTCTACAGCTTAAGGAACCAGGAGGTGAAAGATGCCTTGAGCAGATCTCTCACTAAAATGTGGTATTCCATCAAAATGTAG